A portion of the Macaca mulatta isolate MMU2019108-1 chromosome 2, T2T-MMU8v2.0, whole genome shotgun sequence genome contains these proteins:
- the LOC114676394 gene encoding nucleophosmin-like produces the protein MEDLMDMDISPMRPQNYLFSCELKADKDDHFKVDNDENEHQLSLRMVSLGAGAKDELLIVETEAMNYEGSPIKVTLATLKMSVQPMVSLGGFEITPPVDLRLKCGSGPVHISGQHLVAVEEDSESEDEEEEDVKLLSISGKQSAPGGGSKIPQKRVKLAADKDDDDDEDDDDDDFDDEEAEEKAPVKKGQESFKKQEKTPKTPKEPVP, from the exons ATGGAAGATTTGATGGACATGGACATAAGCCCCATGAGGCCCCAGAACTATCTTTTCAGTTGTGAACTAAAGGCTGACAAAGACGATCACTTTAAGGTGGATAATGATGAAAATGAGCACCAGTTATCTTTAAGAATGGTCAGTTTAGGGGCTGGTGCAAAGGATGAATTGCTCATTGTTGAAACAGAGGCAATGAATTACGAAGGCAGTCCAATTAAAGTAACACTGGCAACTTTGAAAATGTCTGTACAGCCAATGGTTTCCCTTGGGGGCTTTGAAATAACACCACCAGTGGACTTAAGGTTGAAGTGTGGTTCGGGGCCAGTGCATATTAGTGGACAGCACTTAGTAGCTGTGGAGGAAGATTCAGAgtcagaagatgaagaggaggaggacgtGAAACTCTTAAGTATATCTGGAAAGCAGTCTGCCCCTGGAGGTGGTAgcaagattccacagaaaagagtaaaacttgctgctgataaagatgatgatgatgatgaagatgacgatgatgatgattttgatgatgaggaagctgaagaaaaAGCCCCAGTGAA AAAAGGACAAGAATCcttcaaaaaacaggaaaaaactcCTAAAACACCAAAGGAACCAGTTCCGTAG